A stretch of the Sulfolobus acidocaldarius SUSAZ genome encodes the following:
- a CDS encoding 4-aminobutyrate aminotransferase (catalyzes the formation of succinate semialdehyde and glutamate from 4-aminobutanoate and 2-oxoglutarate) — protein sequence MEKIRWVIEESEKYLANTTRDPESQPLVIDRGEGVWVYDIEGNKYLDFTSGIGVNNLGWPSHPDVIKVAQIQMTRLAHAAANDFYNIPQMELAKRLVELSPGNFSKKVFFSNSGTESVEASIKLVKGTGRKYLIAFLGSFHGRTLGSLALTASKPVQRYSAGPFSIGVFHVPYPNPFRNPWKINGYENPDELIDAVIEYIDFWLFQHVVDPEEIAGIIFEPIQGEGGYVVPPHNFFVELRKLAQKYNIPLIDDEVQMGLGRTGKMFAIEHFNIEPDIITLAKALGGGLVPVGATIFRSDLDFKKKGIHSNTFGGNALSMSIGLKVIEVIKELMSHVNEVGKIFGEELCQMKVDDCRGLGLAWGIEFVKSDKTPDPKVRDRVVTEAFKEGLIVISAGKSSIRIIPPLVISEEEAKIGLSKLKTAINRVRG from the coding sequence ATGGAAAAGATTAGATGGGTAATAGAAGAAAGTGAAAAATACCTGGCTAATACAACAAGAGATCCTGAATCCCAACCTTTAGTAATTGACAGGGGAGAAGGCGTTTGGGTCTATGATATTGAAGGAAACAAATATCTAGATTTCACATCGGGTATAGGGGTAAATAATCTAGGTTGGCCCTCTCATCCAGACGTTATAAAGGTTGCCCAGATTCAAATGACAAGATTAGCTCATGCAGCTGCTAATGATTTCTATAATATACCCCAGATGGAATTAGCTAAAAGACTAGTTGAACTATCTCCAGGTAATTTCTCTAAAAAAGTATTCTTTTCTAATAGTGGGACAGAGTCCGTTGAAGCCTCAATAAAATTAGTCAAGGGTACGGGCAGGAAATATCTTATAGCCTTCTTAGGTTCATTTCATGGCAGGACTTTAGGTTCCTTAGCTCTCACAGCCAGCAAGCCTGTACAAAGGTATTCTGCAGGTCCTTTTTCAATAGGAGTTTTTCATGTTCCCTATCCTAATCCGTTTAGGAACCCTTGGAAAATTAATGGATATGAGAATCCTGATGAATTAATCGATGCAGTAATAGAATACATTGATTTTTGGCTATTTCAGCACGTTGTAGACCCAGAGGAAATTGCAGGAATTATATTTGAACCAATACAGGGAGAGGGAGGATATGTTGTTCCTCCTCATAACTTTTTCGTAGAGCTAAGGAAATTGGCCCAGAAGTATAATATTCCCTTGATAGATGATGAGGTGCAGATGGGATTAGGTAGAACAGGTAAAATGTTTGCTATAGAACATTTTAATATAGAGCCTGATATTATAACCCTGGCAAAGGCATTAGGTGGAGGGCTGGTTCCTGTAGGTGCAACAATATTCCGTTCCGATTTAGATTTTAAGAAGAAAGGTATACATAGTAATACTTTCGGAGGTAATGCTCTATCCATGTCTATTGGTCTCAAGGTCATTGAGGTAATTAAGGAGTTAATGTCACATGTAAACGAAGTAGGCAAAATTTTTGGAGAGGAGTTATGTCAGATGAAGGTTGATGACTGTAGAGGTCTAGGCTTAGCATGGGGAATTGAGTTTGTAAAAAGCGATAAGACACCAGATCCTAAAGTTAGGGATAGAGTGGTGACAGAAGCATTCAAAGAAGGCTTAATAGTGATATCAGCAGGGAAAAGTTCAATTAGAATAATTCCTCCTTTAGTTATTAGTGAAGAAGAGGCTAAAATTGGATTATCAAAGTTAAAAACTGCAATAAACAGGGTGAGAGGTTGA
- a CDS encoding methyltransferase type 11, producing MNMRHTYHPPDEEDFLSKYVSQNDIVAELGCGSGFYCKKLVKLAKKVYCVDIDCGALEAAKLSVDTKAVFLCESADKTSILDAEIDVVLLANSFHDMDNKEEVVREIMRILKDKGKVVVVDWKKEKTEIGPPVNIRFSEEDYVRYFKTFKLTDKFFPSRYHYGLVFVK from the coding sequence ATGAATATGAGGCATACTTATCATCCTCCTGACGAAGAGGATTTTCTATCTAAGTATGTTAGCCAAAACGATATAGTAGCTGAATTAGGTTGCGGAAGCGGGTTCTACTGTAAAAAACTAGTTAAACTAGCTAAGAAGGTCTATTGCGTCGACATAGACTGTGGGGCGCTTGAAGCCGCAAAGTTGTCAGTTGACACTAAGGCAGTATTTTTGTGCGAATCAGCTGATAAAACCTCAATACTGGATGCAGAGATAGACGTTGTGTTGCTTGCTAACTCATTTCACGATATGGATAATAAGGAAGAAGTGGTGAGGGAGATTATGAGGATACTTAAAGACAAGGGCAAAGTTGTAGTAGTGGACTGGAAAAAGGAGAAAACGGAAATAGGACCTCCTGTTAACATTAGATTTTCAGAGGAAGATTATGTCAGGTATTTTAAAACATTCAAATTAACCGATAAGTTCTTTCCTTCAAGGTATCATTATGGGTTGGTGTTTGTCAAATGA
- a CDS encoding HIT family hydrolase: protein MCVFCKIVNGEEEGYIVYRDNYYTAFLDKYPIAPGHTLLVTNAHFENILDTSETHLNDLGKTIKMLANSIKRAVKADGIRVVSNAGRSAMQIVFHFHVHIIPTWENGYPEDFADFKPRTLLPREYYEKARTLIYNEVNRSNHNSYLIE, encoded by the coding sequence ATGTGTGTTTTTTGTAAAATCGTGAATGGGGAAGAAGAAGGTTATATAGTTTATAGAGATAATTATTATACAGCATTTTTAGATAAGTATCCTATTGCACCCGGTCATACACTACTGGTTACAAATGCCCACTTCGAAAATATATTAGATACGAGCGAGACTCACCTTAATGACTTAGGAAAAACAATAAAGATGTTGGCAAACTCAATAAAGCGAGCTGTAAAAGCGGATGGAATCAGAGTAGTAAGTAATGCAGGAAGAAGCGCAATGCAAATTGTCTTCCACTTTCATGTACACATAATTCCCACATGGGAAAACGGATATCCGGAGGACTTTGCTGACTTTAAACCCAGAACATTACTTCCGAGAGAATATTATGAAAAGGCACGGACATTAATATATAATGAGGTCAATAGGAGTAACCACAATAGTTATCTAATCGAGTAA